The following proteins are encoded in a genomic region of Planococcus lenghuensis:
- a CDS encoding hydantoinase/oxoprolinase family protein yields MYRVAVDVGGTFTDIVLQNEETGEIYGTKTPSTTNDQSIGLMSGIKKVCEERNVNIEEIRSIIHGTTVATNAVLEEKGAKVGLITTEGFEQILHVARSWTPAPISAWMGFHKPDPLADLIYTRGAKERITAQGDVYAELDEADVREKITDLYNKGVESLTVGLLNSYANPSHEQKIQEIAMSIDPEIPVTISYDILPEFREYERTLTTVMNSYVRPPMQHYLTNIESKLKDEKVKSRISIVRSDGGLMSIPAASSRPVHTMLSGPSGGVTASAMIGVQAGYENVISFDMGGTSTDVSLTHAGKPKVSRETKIGVFPVKAPSLEVESIGAGGGSIAHVPMTGALRVGPQSAGSTPGPACYGRGGTEPTVTDANVVLGYLPPSLVGGEMKLDVEKSMEAVQSVAERLNVDVYAAAKGIYDIVNENMYGAIRVVSVEKGYDPREFSLLALGGAGPLHANALGKLSGSFPVIIPPMPGVLSALGFLQSVIRNEFSKTFIHLLSALQVETVLSELRELGDNCTNWLSEEGVPEAQRTVKHEVDVRYYRQGHEIPIELNMEEIREKGLVAIKEKFDDIHEKAYGFKMDSEVEIVNIRAVALGEVKALKLPSNEAGSEDASDAIIDKEHQAYFEKEFLNTPIYARELLKPNNKVHGPAIIIQKDSTTLVMPGNVGVVDQYMNLLIKEEA; encoded by the coding sequence ATGTATAGAGTTGCAGTGGATGTAGGAGGAACTTTTACAGATATCGTTCTCCAGAACGAAGAGACCGGAGAGATTTACGGAACAAAAACCCCTTCGACAACAAACGATCAGTCAATCGGTCTTATGTCAGGCATCAAAAAAGTCTGTGAAGAACGCAATGTGAATATAGAGGAAATCCGCTCCATTATTCATGGGACGACTGTAGCGACTAATGCCGTGCTGGAAGAAAAAGGAGCGAAAGTCGGTTTGATTACGACAGAAGGGTTTGAACAAATCCTCCACGTAGCACGCTCATGGACACCAGCACCGATTTCTGCCTGGATGGGATTCCATAAACCGGACCCGCTTGCCGACTTAATCTATACGCGGGGAGCGAAAGAGCGTATCACAGCGCAAGGTGACGTCTATGCTGAGTTGGACGAAGCCGATGTACGGGAAAAAATTACTGATTTATATAACAAAGGTGTCGAAAGTTTAACGGTGGGACTCCTGAATTCCTATGCAAACCCATCCCACGAACAAAAAATACAGGAAATTGCGATGTCCATCGATCCTGAAATTCCTGTCACTATTTCTTACGATATCCTTCCTGAATTCAGAGAGTATGAACGCACACTTACTACGGTTATGAACTCATACGTACGTCCGCCGATGCAACATTATCTGACAAATATCGAATCTAAATTAAAAGACGAAAAAGTGAAAAGCCGGATCAGCATTGTGCGTTCAGATGGCGGTTTAATGAGTATTCCCGCCGCATCTTCGCGTCCGGTGCACACAATGCTGTCTGGTCCATCTGGAGGAGTTACCGCATCTGCAATGATCGGTGTCCAAGCAGGCTATGAAAATGTCATTTCTTTTGATATGGGTGGAACTTCAACGGATGTATCACTGACCCATGCAGGAAAGCCCAAGGTGTCGAGAGAAACAAAAATCGGTGTGTTCCCGGTCAAAGCACCTTCATTGGAAGTTGAAAGTATCGGAGCCGGCGGTGGTTCAATCGCCCACGTCCCAATGACGGGTGCATTGCGGGTCGGGCCGCAAAGTGCAGGTTCAACTCCGGGCCCTGCGTGTTATGGACGCGGAGGCACAGAGCCGACTGTAACGGATGCAAACGTAGTTCTTGGTTATCTGCCGCCAAGCTTGGTGGGCGGTGAAATGAAGTTGGATGTCGAAAAATCCATGGAAGCAGTCCAGTCGGTCGCGGAAAGATTGAATGTGGACGTCTATGCGGCGGCTAAAGGTATTTACGACATCGTCAATGAAAATATGTACGGTGCAATTCGTGTAGTGTCGGTGGAAAAAGGCTATGATCCCCGGGAGTTTTCTTTATTGGCTCTGGGAGGGGCAGGTCCGCTTCATGCCAATGCCTTGGGTAAATTATCCGGCAGCTTCCCTGTCATCATTCCGCCGATGCCAGGAGTTCTTTCCGCTCTTGGATTCTTGCAGTCTGTCATCCGGAACGAGTTCTCAAAGACATTTATCCATTTATTGAGCGCGCTGCAAGTGGAAACTGTTCTATCGGAGTTGCGTGAACTGGGTGATAACTGCACGAATTGGTTATCGGAGGAAGGTGTGCCGGAAGCTCAGCGAACAGTCAAACACGAAGTGGATGTCCGCTACTATCGTCAAGGCCATGAAATTCCGATTGAGTTGAATATGGAAGAGATTCGCGAAAAAGGATTAGTCGCTATCAAAGAGAAATTTGATGATATACATGAAAAGGCCTATGGATTCAAGATGGATTCCGAAGTTGAAATCGTTAATATCCGGGCTGTGGCGTTAGGTGAAGTGAAAGCGCTGAAGCTTCCGAGTAATGAGGCAGGAAGTGAAGATGCATCGGATGCCATCATTGATAAAGAACATCAGGCATATTTTGAAAAGGAGTTCTTGAATACTCCGATTTATGCGCGTGAACTATTGAAGCCGAATAACAAAGTGCATGGTCCTGCAATAATCATCCAGAAAGACAGTACAACACTTGTCATGCCTGGAAATGTCGGCGTTGTTGACCAATACATGAATCTTTTGATCAAAGAGGAGGCATAA
- a CDS encoding isochorismatase family protein codes for MKFGQFEGFGNATGMGNRPAIIVIDFMDGFTDPQSPLGADFDNEVKATKELLDAARKSGVPIIFTTVIYEEHFQDGAYFVKKIPALKILKEDSDWVKIDSRLERSQTKEPLIVKKFASAFFGTNLSSLLSYHRVDTAILTGCTTSGCVRATAVDALQHGYRVVIPEECVGDRSQKAHEANLYDIQTKYGDVVQLEDLKKYFLNMKGDKRYV; via the coding sequence ATGAAATTTGGTCAATTTGAAGGGTTTGGAAATGCCACTGGCATGGGAAACCGCCCGGCAATAATCGTTATAGATTTTATGGACGGCTTCACAGATCCGCAATCCCCATTAGGAGCGGATTTCGATAACGAAGTAAAAGCGACCAAAGAGCTCCTGGATGCAGCCAGGAAAAGCGGAGTGCCCATTATATTCACTACGGTGATCTACGAAGAACATTTTCAAGACGGCGCATATTTCGTTAAAAAAATCCCCGCTTTGAAAATATTAAAAGAAGACAGTGATTGGGTGAAAATTGATTCCCGATTGGAACGAAGCCAAACTAAGGAACCTCTAATCGTTAAGAAATTTGCAAGCGCTTTCTTTGGCACAAATCTCTCTTCTTTGCTTTCTTATCATAGAGTTGATACGGCCATCCTGACAGGCTGTACGACTTCCGGGTGTGTCAGAGCCACGGCGGTGGATGCATTGCAGCATGGCTACCGCGTTGTCATTCCGGAAGAATGCGTAGGAGATCGATCACAAAAAGCTCATGAAGCAAATTTATACGATATACAAACGAAATACGGGGATGTTGTTCAGCTGGAAGATTTAAAAAAATATTTTTTAAATATGAAAGGGGATAAAAGGTATGTATAG
- a CDS encoding GntR family transcriptional regulator — MNPYEYIKNEIVTGSLHPGQRLTEEALAGELQVSRTPIREAFKQLEADGLITPYKRRGYIVREFSVEDIRQIYNLRALLESHGASEAALYRTDEELVRMRERNVAYEQAIRKLKKSDILTIKEIQQENLNFHEEIFKATKNEHLRSHISKVVVVPLVFRSFYWYNERQLLRSLEVHNTILKAIENQEPERAKIAMQEHIYQGRDDVLIHLNNPNIELWKGEAQ, encoded by the coding sequence ATGAATCCATATGAATATATAAAAAACGAGATAGTAACCGGTTCACTCCACCCTGGACAGCGCTTGACTGAAGAAGCGCTTGCCGGAGAACTTCAGGTCAGCCGGACGCCAATACGGGAAGCTTTCAAGCAGCTTGAAGCAGATGGGCTGATCACTCCATATAAACGCCGGGGCTATATAGTAAGGGAGTTTTCAGTTGAGGACATACGGCAAATCTATAATTTACGGGCATTGCTTGAAAGTCACGGCGCAAGCGAAGCTGCATTGTATCGCACAGATGAAGAGCTGGTGAGGATGCGCGAGAGGAATGTCGCTTATGAGCAGGCTATAAGAAAACTGAAAAAATCCGATATTTTAACCATCAAAGAGATCCAGCAAGAAAATCTGAATTTCCACGAAGAAATTTTCAAAGCGACAAAAAACGAACATTTGCGATCACACATTTCCAAAGTAGTGGTCGTGCCCTTAGTGTTCCGGTCCTTCTATTGGTATAACGAACGTCAATTATTGAGATCTCTGGAGGTTCACAATACCATCCTTAAAGCGATAGAAAACCAGGAACCTGAGCGAGCCAAAATTGCCATGCAGGAACACATTTACCAAGGCCGCGATGATGTGTTGATCCATTTGAATAACCCCAATATAGAGTTATGGAAAGGAGAAGCTCAATGA
- a CDS encoding hydroxymethylglutaryl-CoA lyase encodes MIQICEVGPRDGLQNEKKLISTDDKVQMIRKLIDAGIKKIEAVSFVNPKVVPQMADAEEVLKHAPRVDGVEYAGLVLNYSGMKRALETNLETFHIVTATSDEFNLKNAKKTVEQSVDELVKVINESVQMKKKVAGVLGTAFGCPFSGEVPVSRLLEVAEAFVKAGASEITLADTTGLANPLQVKEIVNEFQNHFKTDVQLGLHFHNTRGLGIANVLAGYQAGIRHFDSSIAGLGGCPFAPKAVGNVCTEDIVNMFHEMKVETGTDLSKLIKAADWMEQLMEKPLDGMLMKL; translated from the coding sequence ATGATTCAGATTTGCGAGGTAGGGCCAAGAGACGGTTTACAGAATGAGAAGAAGCTAATCTCGACGGATGATAAAGTACAAATGATCCGTAAATTGATTGATGCCGGCATCAAAAAAATCGAGGCAGTGTCTTTTGTGAATCCGAAAGTGGTTCCGCAGATGGCCGATGCAGAAGAAGTATTAAAACATGCGCCGAGGGTCGATGGAGTAGAATACGCAGGCCTTGTCTTGAATTATTCAGGTATGAAACGTGCATTGGAAACAAATCTGGAGACTTTCCATATCGTCACAGCAACAAGCGACGAATTCAATCTTAAAAACGCCAAAAAAACTGTGGAGCAAAGTGTCGATGAACTTGTGAAAGTTATTAACGAGAGCGTACAAATGAAGAAAAAAGTGGCTGGTGTTCTCGGCACTGCTTTCGGCTGCCCTTTTTCCGGAGAAGTGCCGGTAAGCCGGCTGCTTGAAGTGGCAGAAGCATTTGTTAAAGCCGGAGCATCAGAAATTACATTGGCGGATACTACCGGGCTAGCGAATCCTCTTCAAGTGAAAGAAATTGTCAATGAATTTCAAAACCACTTCAAAACCGACGTCCAGCTCGGACTGCATTTTCACAATACCCGCGGTCTCGGAATCGCAAATGTTTTAGCAGGATACCAAGCTGGCATCCGTCATTTCGACTCCTCTATTGCGGGGCTCGGCGGCTGCCCTTTTGCCCCTAAGGCCGTCGGCAATGTCTGTACAGAAGACATCGTCAATATGTTTCATGAGATGAAGGTCGAGACCGGCACTGACCTTTCAAAATTGATTAAAGCTGCTGATTGGATGGAACAATTAATGGAAAAGCCTTTGGATGGAATGCTGATGAAGTTATAA